In one window of Haloprofundus halophilus DNA:
- a CDS encoding OsmC family protein, which translates to MTDDQQIVHGVDLNKLEGFAEYAAENPDAVQLGLGARSTYEGTCAHSLAKVDSYTLGGETISRETREYTIPYGAWKEVMDAGGWVGGTDRLEPIEAALSALASCINVGISVNAVANGVDIEKLQTRVRTDFDPSVLFGLADLDEADGVFDNLTAEVEIEAEGIYEETIDEWTRRAPVFAFVSLAQDVDIAVETTTAMHADD; encoded by the coding sequence ATGACTGACGACCAGCAAATCGTGCACGGCGTAGACCTGAACAAACTCGAAGGGTTCGCCGAATACGCGGCCGAGAACCCCGACGCGGTGCAGCTCGGGCTCGGCGCGCGTTCGACCTACGAGGGAACGTGCGCGCACAGTTTGGCGAAGGTGGACAGCTACACGCTCGGCGGCGAGACGATTTCGCGCGAGACCCGAGAGTACACCATTCCCTACGGGGCGTGGAAGGAAGTGATGGACGCGGGCGGGTGGGTCGGCGGAACCGACCGACTGGAACCCATCGAAGCCGCGCTGTCGGCGCTCGCGTCGTGTATCAACGTGGGCATCAGCGTCAACGCCGTCGCCAACGGCGTCGACATCGAGAAACTGCAGACGCGCGTCCGGACCGACTTCGACCCGAGCGTCCTCTTCGGCCTCGCCGACCTCGACGAAGCCGACGGCGTCTTCGATAACCTCACCGCCGAGGTGGAGATCGAAGCAGAGGGCATCTACGAGGAGACGATAGACGAGTGGACGCGGCGCGCGCCGGTGTTCGCGTTCGTCTCGCTCGCCCAGGACGTCGACATCGCCGTCGAGACGACCACGGCGATGCACGCCGACGACTGA
- a CDS encoding DUF2270 domain-containing protein has translation MTTHDSLEREDQEVAGEIAHDADALLSTIPHYYRGEVSQTNNAQNRIDQTTNWVVTIIAALLSVVLADPSISPNLLLVGVVVLGIFLSYEARRYRFYDLYRSRVRFVQQNVFANALDPKGVEHSQWREELGDDLRYPKFKVTLLEALSRRIRRIYGLLFVIVGLTWVVKITILTPETAWSDAASLSGVPGEAVAGVLSVVYLCIAVVAFWPSSREATGEIHGEEPGKWKRE, from the coding sequence ATGACAACCCACGATTCCCTCGAGAGAGAAGACCAAGAGGTGGCCGGCGAGATCGCCCACGACGCAGACGCGCTCCTGTCGACGATTCCGCACTACTACCGCGGCGAGGTCAGCCAGACGAACAACGCCCAGAACCGCATCGACCAGACGACCAACTGGGTCGTCACGATCATCGCCGCGCTTCTCTCGGTCGTGTTGGCCGACCCGAGCATATCTCCGAACCTACTACTGGTCGGTGTCGTGGTTTTGGGGATTTTCCTCAGCTACGAGGCGCGGCGCTACCGCTTCTACGACCTGTACCGGAGCCGAGTGCGCTTCGTCCAGCAGAACGTCTTCGCGAACGCACTCGACCCCAAAGGCGTCGAACACTCGCAGTGGCGCGAGGAACTGGGTGACGACCTTCGGTATCCGAAGTTCAAAGTGACGCTGCTCGAAGCGCTCTCGCGGCGGATTCGTCGGATTTACGGCCTCCTGTTCGTCATCGTCGGCCTCACCTGGGTCGTCAAAATCACCATCCTCACGCCCGAGACGGCGTGGTCTGACGCCGCATCGCTGTCGGGAGTTCCGGGCGAGGCTGTCGCGGGCGTGCTTTCGGTCGTCTACCTCTGTATCGCGGTCGTCGCCTTCTGGCCGAGCAGCCGCGAAGCGACGGGGGAGATACACGGCGAAGAGCCGGGGAAGTGGAAGCGAGAGTGA
- a CDS encoding DUF7847 domain-containing protein, whose protein sequence is MAVLNALRKVPGALARSPILVAVIGLFGLLQAPQLLAQYVSPILSLVVSGLLFVVYVFGTPFVQGGMIGMADEALRTKTKLETFVQAGKRNYVSLLAAYLLVTGVVLVLMFVVFAGVFAGVFSAASGSQTGLFVGLGVGLLVGLVYLVFAFFIQFYSHEIVLNDASAVSGLKGSVGLVRRNLLSTVGYFVVTMVGVFAVAGVIGVAQFLLLPQSGAGAAAAAPAQLPLTSALAQIVLTTVVTAVVGSVGALYSVAFYEEIRERKTGVDSTPNL, encoded by the coding sequence ATGGCTGTCCTGAATGCCCTCCGGAAAGTGCCTGGTGCGTTGGCCCGGAGTCCGATTCTCGTCGCGGTAATCGGACTGTTCGGTCTCCTCCAGGCACCGCAGTTGCTCGCACAGTACGTCAGTCCGATACTCTCGCTCGTCGTTTCGGGCCTGCTGTTCGTCGTGTACGTCTTCGGCACCCCGTTCGTCCAAGGCGGGATGATCGGCATGGCCGACGAAGCGCTCAGAACGAAGACGAAACTCGAGACGTTCGTCCAGGCCGGCAAGCGGAACTACGTCTCGCTGCTCGCCGCGTACCTCCTGGTTACGGGAGTCGTCCTGGTGCTGATGTTCGTCGTCTTCGCCGGCGTCTTCGCCGGCGTCTTCTCCGCTGCGAGCGGCAGCCAGACCGGACTGTTCGTCGGTCTCGGCGTCGGTCTCCTCGTCGGCCTCGTCTACCTCGTGTTCGCGTTCTTCATCCAGTTCTACAGTCACGAAATCGTCTTGAACGACGCAAGCGCCGTCTCGGGTCTCAAAGGGAGCGTCGGCCTCGTGCGCCGGAACCTCCTGAGCACCGTCGGTTACTTCGTGGTCACGATGGTCGGCGTGTTCGCGGTCGCCGGCGTTATCGGCGTCGCGCAGTTCCTCTTGCTGCCCCAGTCGGGCGCGGGAGCTGCGGCGGCCGCCCCCGCACAGCTCCCGCTGACGAGCGCGCTCGCACAGATCGTGCTCACAACCGTCGTCACGGCGGTCGTCGGCAGCGTGGGCGCGCTGTACTCGGTCGCGTTCTACGAGGAGATTCGAGAGCGAAAAACCGGCGTCGACTCGACCCCGAATCTCTGA
- a CDS encoding type II toxin-antitoxin system HicA family toxin yields MGRTTFTGREVAKVLMKFSYEPKSRTGSHLTLEYVNPDTGEVRRPTVPIHGEIPRGTLGSIAKQCGAEDFQSFCEWVDEHC; encoded by the coding sequence GTGGGCCGGACGACGTTCACGGGACGGGAGGTCGCCAAAGTGTTGATGAAGTTTAGCTACGAACCGAAGTCACGGACCGGGAGTCACCTCACACTGGAGTACGTCAACCCAGACACCGGCGAGGTACGACGACCGACAGTTCCGATTCACGGTGAGATCCCCCGGGGGACGCTCGGAAGCATCGCCAAGCAGTGCGGTGCTGAGGACTTTCAGTCGTTCTGTGAGTGGGTCGACGAGCACTGTTAA
- a CDS encoding type II toxin-antitoxin system HicB family antitoxin: MASTTRKNDDGGVEFVHENDGQVTARDIETGVASFGETRAEALRMLADALDAYYGEGESVETETLATEFGLDEDEVGSEGRPPWDA, translated from the coding sequence ATGGCCAGTACGACTCGAAAAAACGACGACGGGGGGGTTGAGTTCGTCCACGAGAACGACGGACAGGTCACCGCGAGGGATATCGAGACGGGCGTCGCATCCTTCGGAGAGACCCGCGCAGAGGCGCTACGAATGCTCGCAGACGCCCTCGACGCCTACTACGGAGAAGGCGAGTCCGTAGAAACGGAGACGCTGGCCACGGAGTTCGGCCTCGACGAGGACGAGGTCGGGAGCGAAGGCCGTCCGCCGTGGGACGCCTAG
- a CDS encoding TrmB family transcriptional regulator, producing MDTDQLRSTLERTGLTQYEAEAYIATVELGSAPATEIADASGVPQARIYDVLRNLESDGYIETYQQGSLHARAHDPAAVVDDLQAYAETVTSAAAEIRDRWERPTVENHRVSVLKPLSSIFDRAHEAIEAAENELQLAVTPPQYDRFRDALAAAVDRGVVVKLVLTPEQSADATVDDRVFDFAGVATEVRLRTLPTPFLVLADRTHVCFAPEAPLHPNHEYGVLVNDYSLSRIFDAHFQTAFWETWETLYSARDGSLPATYTNIRECIRDVYEDVEAGREVTLTVIGQNRTGREKRELTGRVVDVNYVASEGDAGPLLSSFVEAATLELDTGDEVVSVGGWGALVEDIEGQRFVVEKIN from the coding sequence ATGGACACCGACCAACTCCGCTCGACGCTGGAGCGGACCGGACTCACGCAGTACGAAGCCGAAGCCTACATCGCGACGGTCGAACTCGGCAGCGCCCCCGCGACCGAGATAGCCGACGCCTCCGGCGTGCCGCAGGCGCGCATCTACGACGTGCTTCGCAACTTAGAGAGCGACGGCTACATCGAGACGTACCAACAGGGGAGCCTCCACGCCCGCGCGCACGACCCCGCCGCGGTCGTCGACGACCTGCAGGCGTACGCGGAGACGGTGACGAGCGCCGCCGCCGAGATACGCGACAGGTGGGAGCGCCCGACCGTCGAGAACCATCGCGTGAGCGTGCTCAAACCCCTCTCGTCCATCTTCGACCGCGCGCACGAGGCCATCGAAGCTGCCGAGAACGAACTCCAGTTGGCGGTGACGCCCCCGCAGTACGACCGCTTCCGCGACGCGCTCGCGGCGGCGGTCGACCGCGGCGTCGTCGTCAAACTCGTCCTGACGCCCGAACAGTCCGCCGACGCCACCGTCGACGACCGCGTGTTCGACTTCGCGGGCGTCGCCACCGAGGTCCGACTCCGGACGCTGCCGACGCCGTTTCTCGTCCTCGCCGACCGAACGCACGTCTGCTTCGCGCCCGAAGCGCCGCTGCACCCCAACCACGAGTACGGCGTGCTCGTCAACGACTACTCGCTGTCGCGCATCTTCGACGCCCACTTCCAGACGGCGTTCTGGGAGACGTGGGAGACGCTGTACTCCGCGCGCGACGGGTCGCTGCCGGCGACGTACACGAACATCCGCGAGTGCATCCGCGACGTCTACGAGGACGTCGAGGCGGGCCGCGAGGTGACGCTCACCGTCATCGGACAGAACCGGACCGGACGCGAGAAACGGGAACTCACCGGTCGCGTCGTCGACGTGAACTACGTCGCCAGCGAGGGCGACGCCGGGCCGCTGCTGTCGAGTTTCGTCGAGGCGGCGACGCTCGAACTCGACACCGGCGACGAGGTGGTCAGCGTCGGCGGCTGGGGTGCGCTCGTCGAGGATATCGAAGGCCAGCGGTTCGTGGTGGAGAAAATCAATTGA
- a CDS encoding universal stress protein — translation MYDRILYPTDGSEPAESVFDYALEIASAHEATIHVLNVADTGRDSLTQRQEAVPELEREGEEIVDEAAQRATDSGVAVVSEVRRGAPSTAIVEYAKQFNVDLVVMPTHGRRRLKQFLLGSVTERVINTAEAPVVSVNPDGDRPRTYPCETLLVPVDGSRGAQLALAEGVAVANATGAALHLLHVVDTGSLGLDARSILKEDELTERANSIVADAVETAETASVETIETEVEYGSPARQIRTYIDENDVDLAVLGTQGVTEFNRYVMGGVSAKLVRTSPIPMMWVREPESDDAA, via the coding sequence ATGTACGACCGCATCTTGTACCCGACGGACGGGAGCGAGCCCGCAGAATCGGTGTTCGACTACGCGCTCGAAATCGCGAGCGCACACGAGGCGACGATACACGTCCTCAACGTCGCAGACACCGGTCGGGATAGCCTCACGCAGAGACAGGAGGCCGTCCCCGAGTTGGAGCGAGAAGGGGAAGAGATCGTCGACGAGGCGGCACAGCGTGCGACAGACAGCGGTGTCGCCGTCGTCTCGGAGGTCCGTCGGGGCGCTCCGTCGACGGCAATCGTCGAGTACGCGAAACAGTTCAACGTCGACCTCGTCGTGATGCCGACGCACGGCCGTCGCCGACTGAAGCAGTTCCTCCTCGGGAGCGTCACCGAACGCGTCATCAACACCGCCGAAGCGCCCGTCGTGTCGGTCAACCCCGACGGAGACCGCCCACGCACTTACCCGTGTGAGACCCTCCTCGTCCCGGTAGACGGGAGCCGTGGCGCGCAACTCGCGCTGGCCGAGGGAGTCGCGGTGGCGAACGCGACCGGCGCGGCGCTTCACCTGCTGCACGTCGTCGACACGGGGAGTCTCGGCCTCGACGCCCGTTCCATCCTGAAGGAGGATGAACTGACCGAGAGGGCGAACTCGATCGTCGCGGACGCGGTCGAGACCGCCGAGACGGCGTCCGTCGAGACGATCGAGACCGAAGTCGAGTACGGCTCTCCGGCCAGACAGATTCGCACCTACATCGACGAGAACGACGTCGACCTCGCCGTCCTCGGGACGCAGGGCGTGACGGAGTTCAACCGCTACGTGATGGGCGGCGTCAGCGCGAAGCTGGTCAGAACGTCGCCGATTCCGATGATGTGGGTCCGCGAGCCCGAGTCGGACGACGCCGCGTGA
- a CDS encoding amphi-Trp domain-containing protein, which produces MGELETESEKTRSEVASYLRELADQLDGDGDVTLELGGQHVRLNPVNPVTFKLEGESDWSEGDTEAKQSIEFELVWWREAQTAEEGTLDITTEGR; this is translated from the coding sequence ATGGGAGAGCTCGAAACCGAATCCGAGAAAACGCGGTCCGAGGTCGCGTCGTACCTCCGCGAGTTAGCCGACCAGTTAGACGGTGACGGGGACGTCACGCTCGAACTCGGCGGTCAGCACGTGCGACTGAATCCGGTGAATCCGGTGACGTTCAAACTCGAAGGCGAGTCGGATTGGTCCGAGGGCGACACCGAGGCCAAACAGAGCATCGAGTTCGAGTTGGTCTGGTGGCGTGAAGCCCAGACAGCGGAAGAAGGTACGCTGGATATCACGACCGAGGGTAGGTGA
- a CDS encoding ABC transporter ATP-binding protein, with translation MASAEYDDVYKVFDSGEDEVVAVEDLSLTVEEGEFLVLVGPSGCGKSTTLRLLAGLETISDGEIRITGEVVNDEKPKDRDIAMVFQNYALYPHKTVRENMAFGLEMTTELADSEIQTRVEEAAEMLSISELLDRRPKALSGGQKQRVALGRAIVREPTVFLMDEPLSNLDAKLRTEMRTELQQLHDKLGVATVYVTHDQTEAMTMGDRIAVLDDGQLQQLGTPLECYHEPANRFVAGFIGSPSMNFVEMEYDPTAGRGLTDGVTYQFTDEQTSVLGSRGRVTLGIRPEDVELAGESGPDTVEATVEVVEPMGREHLLHLDVGGDEVTASVSGDYDIDIGDRVRLQFPRDRIHAFDAGSGETLFNRSRQTESLPDGVKL, from the coding sequence ATGGCAAGCGCCGAGTACGACGACGTCTACAAAGTGTTCGACTCCGGTGAGGACGAAGTCGTCGCCGTCGAGGACCTCTCTCTGACAGTCGAGGAGGGTGAGTTCCTCGTCCTCGTCGGTCCGTCGGGCTGCGGCAAGTCGACGACGCTGCGACTGCTCGCGGGGCTGGAGACCATCTCCGACGGCGAGATACGCATCACCGGCGAGGTCGTCAACGACGAGAAACCGAAGGACCGCGACATCGCGATGGTGTTCCAGAACTACGCGCTCTACCCGCACAAGACCGTGCGCGAAAACATGGCGTTCGGCCTGGAGATGACGACCGAACTCGCCGACAGCGAGATTCAGACGCGCGTCGAGGAGGCCGCGGAGATGCTCTCCATCTCGGAGCTCCTGGACCGTCGTCCGAAGGCGCTCTCGGGTGGACAGAAACAGCGCGTCGCGCTCGGTCGCGCCATCGTCCGCGAGCCCACGGTGTTTCTGATGGACGAGCCGCTGTCGAACCTCGACGCCAAACTCCGCACCGAGATGCGCACCGAACTCCAGCAGTTACACGACAAGCTGGGCGTCGCCACCGTCTACGTGACGCACGACCAGACGGAGGCGATGACGATGGGCGACCGTATCGCCGTCCTCGACGACGGGCAGCTCCAGCAGCTCGGCACGCCGCTGGAGTGCTACCACGAGCCCGCGAACCGCTTCGTCGCGGGCTTCATCGGGTCGCCCTCGATGAACTTCGTCGAGATGGAGTACGACCCGACCGCCGGTCGGGGGCTGACCGACGGCGTCACCTACCAGTTCACCGACGAGCAGACGAGCGTTCTCGGGAGCCGAGGGCGGGTGACGCTCGGTATCCGCCCCGAAGACGTCGAACTCGCGGGGGAGTCCGGTCCCGACACCGTCGAGGCGACCGTCGAAGTCGTCGAACCGATGGGCCGCGAACACCTCCTGCACCTCGACGTCGGCGGCGACGAGGTGACCGCGTCGGTGTCGGGCGACTACGACATCGACATCGGCGACCGCGTGCGTCTGCAGTTCCCCCGCGACCGCATCCACGCCTTCGACGCCGGTTCCGGCGAGACGCTGTTCAACCGTTCGCGACAGACCGAGTCGCTGCCGGACGGCGTGAAGCTGTAG
- a CDS encoding pyridoxamine 5'-phosphate oxidase family protein yields the protein MHHLEYIYTVGMDRAEVEATLEQRTDGVLSLARDSEAYAIPVAYYFDGDALYFRLGRHDESDKLAFADETAEACFVLYDAPSPDESWSVIVRGPFTRLSRDDRPDDAEINEAYTSLRVFGETVEDIDPVFYRLDIESVTGRRTS from the coding sequence TTGCACCATCTCGAATACATCTACACCGTCGGTATGGACCGAGCGGAGGTCGAAGCGACGCTCGAACAGCGGACCGACGGCGTGCTGTCGCTCGCGCGAGACAGCGAGGCGTACGCGATTCCGGTCGCGTACTACTTCGACGGCGACGCGCTGTACTTCCGTCTCGGCAGACACGACGAGAGCGACAAACTGGCGTTCGCGGACGAGACGGCCGAGGCGTGTTTCGTGCTGTACGACGCCCCGTCGCCGGACGAGTCGTGGAGCGTCATCGTCCGCGGGCCGTTCACCAGACTCTCGCGGGACGACCGACCCGACGACGCCGAAATCAACGAGGCGTACACCTCGCTGCGCGTCTTCGGCGAGACGGTCGAGGATATCGACCCGGTGTTCTACCGGCTGGACATCGAATCGGTCACCGGCCGTCGAACGTCGTAG
- a CDS encoding universal stress protein, whose protein sequence is MSSDIFGTVIVPIAGPDDAANTARIVYHYAREDSQVIVVHVIEKGEGVPDKASVEQRQAFAEKAYQSFLDVFPDDGPTLEFRTLYGRNVGETIRDAAEEENATSIAFVPRVGSRWIKFLSGDVTTELFKRSKIPVIALPKEQKRIVFTHDA, encoded by the coding sequence ATGAGTTCCGATATTTTCGGCACAGTAATCGTCCCAATCGCCGGTCCAGACGACGCAGCGAACACCGCCCGAATCGTCTACCACTATGCTCGTGAGGATTCACAGGTCATCGTCGTTCACGTCATCGAGAAGGGCGAAGGGGTACCCGACAAGGCATCCGTCGAACAGCGTCAAGCGTTCGCCGAAAAGGCGTATCAATCCTTTTTGGATGTGTTTCCCGACGACGGACCGACGCTTGAGTTCCGCACCTTATACGGGCGAAACGTCGGAGAAACGATTCGGGACGCCGCCGAAGAGGAAAACGCGACCTCGATTGCGTTCGTCCCGCGAGTTGGAAGCCGTTGGATCAAATTCCTCAGCGGAGATGTCACGACTGAGCTCTTCAAACGGAGTAAAATACCAGTGATTGCACTCCCGAAGGAACAGAAGAGGATAGTTTTCACCCACGATGCGTGA
- a CDS encoding TrkH family potassium uptake protein, with product MARTPSVYVDYRVSVALVGTVLKYIGITPLFPLVLAFYYGENPVPFVATSVLMVGGGFLLERVNNDGELRQREVFLLVSLAWLVVPLVGTVPYLVAGTGTVASPVNALFESMSGFTTTGATVLGEISVERHGYAMLMWRQLTQWLGGMGILVLMVAILPELSVGGAQIMKQEAPGISLEKMTPRLQQTARGLWGIYAGFTVLAIVVYYGLHLSGLAPNMTLYNAVAHALTTLPTGGFSPEARSVEAFTPAVQWAVMPFMVVAGTNFALFWYVFRGEPRRLTNNTEFRAYLLAILAFGTVISTVLFLGVGIAEPPANLDIIPGNLENSLRQGLFQVIAIVTTTGYASMDFNTWDASAQTILLFAYFLGGSAGSAAGSIKIVRWVLVKKAIFRTLFTSVHPEAVKPLRLDRKVVDEQTIRDVLVFILLFLAIFTLSTVLLYLDTLRTAGVSLSGLEAMSVAIATLGNIGPGFGVVGPMNSFLPFSDAAKLYMVFLMWIGRLEVLSVLVILTPTFWRQ from the coding sequence ATGGCCCGCACACCGAGCGTCTATGTCGATTACAGAGTAAGCGTGGCCCTCGTCGGGACAGTTCTCAAATACATCGGCATTACGCCGCTGTTCCCGCTCGTCCTGGCGTTCTATTACGGTGAAAACCCGGTCCCATTCGTCGCCACTAGCGTGCTCATGGTTGGCGGTGGATTCCTCTTAGAGCGAGTCAACAACGATGGCGAACTCAGACAGCGAGAGGTGTTCCTCTTAGTAAGTCTTGCGTGGCTGGTCGTGCCGTTAGTGGGAACGGTTCCGTATCTCGTCGCCGGAACAGGCACTGTTGCCAGTCCAGTCAACGCTCTGTTCGAGAGCATGAGTGGATTCACGACGACCGGTGCGACTGTTCTCGGGGAGATCTCGGTTGAGCGCCATGGGTACGCGATGCTGATGTGGCGCCAGCTCACCCAATGGCTCGGTGGTATGGGCATTCTCGTGTTGATGGTCGCCATCCTGCCAGAGCTCTCGGTTGGTGGTGCCCAGATCATGAAGCAGGAAGCACCGGGAATATCGCTGGAGAAGATGACGCCGCGCCTTCAGCAGACTGCGCGTGGGCTATGGGGAATCTACGCCGGGTTCACCGTTCTCGCGATTGTCGTCTATTACGGGTTGCATCTGAGCGGATTAGCGCCGAACATGACCCTCTACAATGCGGTTGCGCACGCACTCACGACACTGCCTACCGGTGGATTCTCTCCGGAGGCACGGAGCGTGGAGGCGTTCACGCCTGCGGTCCAGTGGGCGGTAATGCCGTTCATGGTTGTCGCAGGGACGAACTTCGCTCTGTTCTGGTACGTCTTTCGGGGAGAGCCTCGCCGGTTAACCAACAATACAGAGTTCCGTGCGTATCTACTTGCCATCCTCGCTTTCGGGACAGTAATCTCGACAGTGCTCTTTCTCGGCGTTGGAATCGCCGAACCGCCGGCGAACCTCGACATCATTCCCGGAAATCTCGAAAATTCGCTCCGGCAGGGACTCTTTCAGGTGATCGCTATCGTGACGACGACTGGGTACGCGAGTATGGATTTCAACACCTGGGATGCCTCTGCACAGACGATACTGTTGTTTGCGTATTTTCTGGGCGGCTCTGCGGGGTCGGCAGCCGGTTCGATCAAGATTGTCCGGTGGGTTCTCGTCAAAAAGGCTATCTTCCGAACACTGTTCACGTCGGTCCATCCCGAGGCCGTTAAACCGCTACGACTCGACCGGAAAGTCGTCGACGAGCAGACTATTCGAGATGTACTCGTGTTCATACTGCTCTTTTTGGCGATATTCACCCTCTCGACGGTGCTTCTGTACCTCGATACTCTCCGAACGGCTGGCGTATCGTTGTCTGGTCTCGAGGCGATGAGCGTCGCCATTGCCACGCTGGGGAACATTGGTCCGGGCTTCGGTGTTGTTGGTCCGATGAACAGTTTCCTGCCGTTCTCGGATGCCGCAAAACTCTACATGGTCTTTCTGATGTGGATTGGTCGTTTGGAGGTGCTCTCGGTGCTGGTCATCCTCACACCGACGTTTTGGCGGCAGTGA
- a CDS encoding gamma-glutamyltransferase family protein gives MDASDLDSFTSRRSTVYGRRGVVSTSQPLAAQAGITTLQEGGNAFDAAVATAAALNVVEPTSTGLGGDVFALYRTADGEVGAMRSCGGAPSGTSIEKVREAIEDADEETRSSWYPASRGYAVDSAEEAGMPFLGPHAVTVPGTARGWETTVEELGRMTLAEVLQPAIEYANNGYPVTEVVSAQWQHGEELFKSEHARDAYLFDGEAPETGDMVSLPKLGATMERIAEEGADIVYEGDIAEAIASEIQELGGFMTVDDLADFEPEFVDPVSTTYNGAEIYELPPNNQGLIALEALNIAEELGAADHPLDSAERVHYFAEAMKLAFHDGHRYITDPEYEEIPPLASKEWARKRAEGVGETADHDVSFGVPDAQAEDADTVLLCVADDEGNVVSYINSRFAGFGSGVVAGDTGIALQNRGASFSLDPDHPNRLEAGKRPFHTLVPAVAKLGEDDWAAFGVMGGYMQPQGHAQVISNVVDYDLSIQAALDRPRWRYREDGQLAVEEFSDSGVPTALTRMGHEVQILAPLMFGGAQFVRNEDGVLSAATEPRKDGNALGY, from the coding sequence ATGGACGCCAGTGACCTCGACAGTTTCACCTCACGCCGGTCGACCGTGTACGGTCGTCGCGGCGTGGTCTCCACGAGCCAACCGCTCGCCGCGCAGGCGGGAATCACCACCCTCCAGGAGGGCGGCAACGCCTTCGACGCGGCCGTCGCCACCGCGGCGGCGCTGAACGTCGTCGAACCCACGTCGACGGGCCTCGGCGGCGACGTGTTCGCGCTCTACCGCACCGCCGACGGCGAGGTCGGCGCGATGCGCTCCTGCGGCGGTGCGCCCTCGGGAACGAGCATCGAGAAAGTGCGGGAGGCTATCGAAGACGCCGACGAGGAGACGCGCTCGTCGTGGTATCCGGCCTCTCGCGGCTACGCCGTCGACTCCGCGGAGGAGGCGGGGATGCCCTTCCTCGGTCCGCACGCCGTGACGGTTCCCGGAACCGCCCGCGGGTGGGAGACCACGGTGGAGGAACTCGGTCGGATGACGCTCGCCGAGGTGCTCCAACCGGCCATCGAGTACGCGAACAACGGCTACCCGGTCACCGAAGTCGTCTCCGCGCAGTGGCAGCACGGCGAGGAACTGTTCAAATCCGAGCACGCCCGCGACGCCTACCTCTTCGACGGCGAAGCGCCCGAGACGGGCGATATGGTGTCGCTGCCGAAACTCGGTGCGACGATGGAGCGCATCGCCGAAGAGGGTGCGGACATCGTCTACGAGGGCGACATCGCCGAAGCCATCGCGAGCGAAATCCAGGAACTCGGCGGCTTCATGACCGTCGACGACCTCGCCGACTTCGAACCGGAGTTCGTCGACCCGGTGTCGACGACGTACAACGGCGCCGAAATCTACGAACTGCCGCCGAACAATCAGGGACTCATCGCGCTCGAAGCGCTCAACATCGCAGAAGAACTCGGCGCGGCCGACCACCCCCTCGATTCGGCCGAGCGCGTCCACTACTTCGCGGAGGCGATGAAACTCGCGTTCCACGACGGCCACCGCTACATCACCGACCCCGAGTACGAGGAGATTCCGCCGCTGGCGTCGAAGGAGTGGGCGAGAAAGCGCGCCGAGGGAGTCGGCGAGACGGCCGACCACGACGTGAGCTTCGGGGTTCCGGACGCGCAGGCCGAAGACGCCGACACCGTGCTGCTCTGCGTCGCCGACGACGAGGGCAACGTCGTCTCCTACATCAACTCCCGATTCGCCGGCTTCGGCTCGGGCGTCGTTGCGGGCGATACGGGCATCGCGCTGCAGAACCGCGGCGCGTCGTTCTCGCTGGACCCCGACCACCCGAACCGCCTCGAAGCGGGTAAGCGACCGTTCCACACCCTCGTGCCCGCCGTCGCCAAACTCGGCGAGGACGACTGGGCGGCGTTCGGCGTGATGGGCGGGTACATGCAGCCGCAGGGCCACGCGCAGGTCATCTCGAACGTCGTCGACTACGATCTCTCGATTCAAGCCGCGTTGGACCGCCCGCGCTGGCGCTACCGCGAGGACGGACAGCTCGCGGTCGAGGAGTTCTCGGACTCCGGCGTGCCGACGGCGCTCACCCGGATGGGCCACGAGGTGCAGATTCTCGCGCCGCTGATGTTCGGCGGCGCGCAGTTCGTCCGCAACGAAGACGGCGTCCTCTCGGCGGCGACGGAACCCCGAAAAGACGGCAACGCGTTGGGGTACTGA